One Amycolatopsis thermophila DNA segment encodes these proteins:
- a CDS encoding cupin domain-containing protein, with translation MTDFRTLTHVEGLELTGGPGRFRVLRESPRGLLLEICYPAGVASPEHSHDHDSFVYVLSGELTGTIDGEPVRLGPGDTAVHPRGVPHTVAAVTDGRWLEFKAPAPEVGRVLR, from the coding sequence ATGACCGACTTCCGCACGCTGACCCACGTCGAAGGACTCGAGCTCACCGGCGGCCCCGGCCGGTTCCGGGTGCTGCGGGAGAGTCCGCGGGGACTGCTGCTGGAGATCTGCTACCCGGCGGGCGTCGCGTCGCCCGAGCACTCGCACGACCACGACAGCTTCGTCTACGTGCTCTCGGGCGAGCTGACGGGCACCATCGACGGCGAACCGGTGCGGCTGGGGCCCGGCGACACGGCGGTCCACCCGCGCGGGGTGCCGCACACGGTGGCGGCCGTGACGGACGGGCGGTGGCTGGAGTTCAAGGCGCCGGCGCCCGAGGTGGGGCGCGTGCTCAGGTGA
- a CDS encoding winged helix-turn-helix domain-containing protein encodes MTQSLTRVDRPDGAVELHIVVHGDPDRIGALISEALDALEPAAALRIDTTARRVLSHGTEVGLTRLEYELLLHLARHPGRVFDREALTADVWRLPGPSRGRTIDVHIRKLRSKIGRSLITTVRGVGYRFDGRADIT; translated from the coding sequence ATGACGCAGTCCCTGACCCGGGTCGACCGACCGGACGGCGCCGTCGAACTGCACATCGTCGTGCACGGGGACCCGGACCGGATCGGGGCGCTCATCAGCGAAGCGCTGGACGCCCTGGAGCCCGCGGCCGCACTGCGGATCGACACCACCGCGCGGCGGGTCCTCTCGCACGGCACCGAGGTCGGGCTCACCCGCCTGGAGTACGAGCTGCTGCTGCACCTGGCCCGCCACCCTGGCCGCGTCTTCGACCGGGAGGCGCTCACCGCGGACGTCTGGCGCCTGCCCGGTCCGAGCCGCGGCCGCACCATCGACGTGCACATCCGCAAGCTGCGCTCGAAGATCGGCCGCTCCCTGATCACCACCGTCCGCGGCGTCGGTTACCGCTTCGACGGGCGCGCCGACATCACCTGA